CGAAGAACCCGATCAGCAGAGTGCCGACGAGACCACCGACGAGGTGCACGCCGACCACGTCGAGTGAATCGTCCAGCCCGAGCCGGTACTTGAGGCTCACCGCCAGCGCGCAGAGCGCACCGGCCACGACACCGAGCGCGATGGCGCCGAGCGGGGTCACGAAACCGCAGGCCGGGGTGATCGCGACGAGACCGGCGACCGCGCCGGAGGCGGCCCCGAGGGTGGTCGGCTTGCCGAACCGCAGCTGCTCGACGAGCAGCCAGCCGAGCACCGCGGCGCCGGTGGCGACGGTGGTGTTGGTGAACGCGACACCGGCGAGGTCGCCGGCGCTCAGCGCGGACCCGGCGTTGAAGCCGTACCAGCCGAACCACAGCAGCCCGGCACCGAGCAGGACGAACGGCACGTTGTGCGGGCGGCCGGTGTCGCGCGGCCAGCCGCGGCGCTTGCCGAGCACGATCGCGAGCGCCAGGCCGGCGGCACCGGCGTTGATGTGCACCGCGGTGCCACCGGCGAAGTCGAGCGCCTTGAGCTTGTTGGCGATCCACCCGCCGGCCGCGTCCGGACCGAGGAAGCCGTTGAACGAGAACACCCAGTGGGCGACCGGGAAGTACACGATCGTCACCCAGACGACGACGAACAGCGCCCAGCCCCAGAACTTCGCGCGGTCGGCGATCGCACCGGAGATCAGCGCCGGGGTGATGATGGCGAACATCAGCTGGAACATGACGAACACGAGCATCGGGATCGCGTCGCCGCCCGGCCAGGCGACCGCGGGTGAGGTGTCCGTCGCGGCGGTGGCGAAGCCGACCAGCTTGCCCCACGTACCGGCCAGTCCCGCGTGGTCGAAGCTGCCCAGCAGGCCGCCGAACGAATCGTTGCCGAACGCCATCGTGAACCCGTAGAGCGTCCACAGCACGGCGACGATCGCCAGGCAGATGAAGTTCATCATCAACATGTTCAGCACGCTCTTCACGCGGACCATGCCGCCGTAGAAGAACGCCAGACCTGGTGTCATGAGCATGACCAGCGCGGCGCTGGCCAGCACCCATGCGGTGTCTCCCGCGTTCAGCACATCGTCCTCCCGTACCCGAGGTGGTGACGGCGAGTTTTGGAGTCCCGTGTTTCACCGGGCCGCACCCGGCGTTTCCCGCGGGTGAACTGTGGGGCCGCTCGTGTTACGAGCACGTTTCGCGCCGCCGGGACGCCGGGCGGCCGCCGGTCGCGGATGTGATGAGATGAGGGTATGACGAGGCCCGCACCGCTGCCGGACGCCGTCCTCGCGGCGTTGCGGTGCCCGCTGTGCGGCCGGCCCTGCACGCTCGACGGCCGCGCGCTCCGCTGTCCGTCGCGGCACTCGTTCGACCTCGCCAAGCAGGGGTACGTCAACCTCCTGCACGCCGGTGTCCCGGCGGGCACGGCGGACACCGCGGAAATGGTCGCCGCCCGGATGGCGTTCCTGGGCGCCGGGCACTACGCCCGGCTGCGCGACCTGATCGCCGGGATCACCGCGGAGGCGGCCGGTGACGGGCTGGTCGTGGACGCCGGTGCGGGCACCGGGTACTACCTCGCCGGGGTGCTCGACAGGCTGCCGGAGGCGACCGGGCTGGCGCTCGACGTGTCGGCGCTCGCGCTGCGCCGGGCGGCGAAGGCCCACCCGCGGCTGGGAGCCGCGGTGTGGAACCTGTGGGAGCCGTGGCCGGTGGCGTCCGGGGCGGCCGCGGTGGTGCTGAACGTGTTCGCGCCGCGCAACGGCCCGGAGTTCCACCGGGTGCTACGGCCGGACGGGACGCTGCTCGTGGTCTCGCCGGAACGGGGGCACCTGGCCGAACTCGCGTCGCTGGCGCCGGTCCTGGATGTGGACGAGCGGAAGGAAGAACGCCTCGACGCGGCGTTGTCGGCGCACTTCGCACTGGCCTCCCGGGAGGGACTGCGGGAGCGGGTGACGCTGAAACCGCAGGAGATCCGGGACGCGGTGCGGATGGGCCCGACCGGGCACCACCCGGAGCGGCTCACGGCGCTCGCGGACGTGACCGAACCGGCCGAGGTGACCCTCGCGTTCTCGCTGTCGGTGTACCGGAGGAAAACATGACGGCCGTGCCCGCGACGGCGATCACCGACCCGGACTGGCTGGCCGAGCAGCTGCGCCGCACCGCGGCCCTCTACGGCGACGGCGGCCCGGTCGTGACCGGCACGGTCTGGTGGTACTCGGTATCGGCGATGCTGGTGACGCCCGCGCTCGACCCGCTGGTCGCGACCGGCCGGGCGATGGACCCGGCGCTGGACGCGGTGACACTGGAGGTGGTGCCGGACGGCCGGGTGCTCGACGCCCGCTCGTCGCGGCCACTCGGGTCCGATGTGGACGAAATCGGCAAGGCACTGGGCGGCGCGCTGGACACCGGGATCGCCGCCGTGGCGGAGGCCAGCGGCGCCGGAACCCGCGCGCTGTGCGCGATCGCGACCGATGCGATCGCGAACGTCCTGGTGTGGGCCGCGAAGACCTCCGGTGATGCCGCGCGCGGGGTGGCGCTGGCCGGCCAGGTGGTCGCCGCGGTGGGCGACCACCTGCCGCGGCCGCGGTTCGTGGACGTCGGCGGGACACCGGTGGTGCGGCGGGCGTCGTGCTGCCTGATCTACCGCACCGGCGGGGCGGGCAAGTGCGTCAGCTGCCCCCGGCAGACACCCGCGGAACGGGCGCAGCGGTTGCGGATGACGTTCGGTTAACGGGTCAGGAAGCCGTCGAGCAGCTTGTTGACCGCGTCCGGCACCTCGAGGGCCGCGAGGTGGGCCGCGTCCTCGAGAAAGACCAGTTCGGCACCGGGAATGGCGGCGGCCACCTCCTCGAGTTCCCGCGGCGGGAAGGTCGCGTCCTCGCGGCCGCCGATGACCAGTACCGGGGTGCGGACCGAGGCGAGCAACGCCCGCTGGTCGGGCCGCCGGGAGACCACGCTGGTGACCGCGAACGTCAGGGACCGCACGTCGTTGCGCCGCGCCAGCTCGATCACGCGGGCCACCACGTCCGGGCGCGTGCGCAGTGAGGTGGGCCCGAGGAACGCCTTGCCGACGGACCGGGTGAGCGGCGGACGGATGCCGCGCAGGAGCTTCGCCATCGCGAGGAGCGCGGCGAACTCGGCCTTCTGCCGCCGTGGGGCCGCCGACGCGGTGCCGTTCATCAGGGTGCTGGTGAGCACCCGATCGGGATGACGCGCGGCGAACGTGGCACCGACCATCGCGCCCCACGAGTTGCCGAGGAAGTGCGTCCGGCCGAACCCGAGCGCGTCCAGCAGGTCGATGACCGCACCGGCGCACTCGTCGAGCGTGAAGGTCCTGCGCAGGGCGCTGCTCGCGCCGTGGCCCGGCGGGTCCACGGCCACCGTGGTGAACCGGTCCGACAGGTGCTCGACCTGCGCCTGCCACAGCGTGTGGTCCATGAGCAGGCTCGGCCACATCACGATCGGGTCCCCGGAACCCCGCAGGTGCACCCGGAGGGTGCCGAGCGCGGTCGGCACGCCGCGATCCTCGTCGATCATGCGGTCACGGTACGCGGCGCCCGCCGGTTCCACCTGCACCCGGATGCCGCACCGTCCGCGCCTCGGGAGAGCTGGCCCGGTCCGCGGGCGGGCAGGTAGCGTCGGCCCGGTGAGTGAGCGCAGCTGGGGCTTCCGCACGCGTGCCCTGCACGCCGGTGGGACGCCCGATCCGGTCACCGGGGCGCGTGCGGTGCCGATCTACCAGACCACCAGTTTCGTCTTCGAGGATGCCGCCGACGCGGCGAACCTGTTCGCGTTGCAGAAGTACGGCAACATCTACAGCCGGATCGGCAACCCGACCGTGGCGGCGTTCGAGGAACGCATCGCCAGCCTGGAGGGCGGCATCGGCGGCGTGGCCACCGGCAGCGGCCAGGCCGCCGAGTTCCTCACGTTCGCGGCGCTGGCCGAGGCCGGCGACCACATCGTCGCCGCCGGCGGGCTCTACGGCGGCACGGTCACCCAGCTCTCCGGCACGCTCGGCCGGTTCGGCGTGGAAACGACTTTCGTCGCCGGGGACGACCTCGACGACTACGCCGCCGCGATCACCGGGCGCACCCGGCTGATCTTCACCGAGGTGATCGGCAACCCGAGTGGTGACATCGCGGATCTGGCCGGGCTCGCCGACCTCGCGCACAGCCACGGCATCCCGCTGGTCGTGGACGCGACCCTGGCGACCCCGTACCTGTGCCGCCCGATCGAGCACGGCGCCGACATCGTGCTGCACTCGGCGACGAAGTTCCTCGGCGGGCACGGCACCACGCTCGGCGGCATCGTCGTGGAGTCCGGGAAGTTCGACTGGGGCAACGGCAAGTTCCCGCGGATGACCGAGGTCGTGCCCAGCTACGGCGGCCTGAAGTACTGGGAGAACTTCGGCGAGTACGCGTTCTGCACGCGGCTGCGGGCCGAGCAGCTGCGCGACATCGGCGCGGCGCTCTCGCCGCATTCGGCATTCCTGCTGCTCCAGGGCGTGGAAACGCTGCCGCAGCGGATGGACGCCCACCTGGCGAACGCCCGGGCCGTCGCCGAGTTCCTCGACGCCGACGACCGGGTGGCGTGGGTGAGCTACGCGGGGCTGCCCGGTCACCGGCACCACGACCTGGCGAAGAAGTACCTGCCGCTCGGCCCGGGTGCGGTGTTCTCGTTCGGGGTGCGGGGCGGCCGCGCGGCCGGGGAGAAGTTCGTCGAGTCGGTGGAACTGTTGTCGCACCTGGCCAACGTCGGCGACGCGCGGAGCCTGGTCATCCACCCCGCCTCCACCACCCACCAGCAGCTCTCCGACGAGCAGCTGACGGCCGGCGGGGTGGGGCCGGACCTGATCCGGCTGTCGATCGGCCTGGAGGACGCCGAGGACATCCTGTGGGACATCGACCAGGCGCTCACCGCGGCGGTGAAAGCCGCATGAGCACGGAGACCACGGAGACCACCGAGAACACCGTGCCCGCCGGAGCCGTCCGGTCGGCATCGCCGCTGTCCTGGACAGCGCCGTCGGCGCGGGAGCGGCTCGCGCTGCTGTCCCGCACGAAGTCGGTCACGATCGTCGGCGCGTCGGACAACCCGGCGCGGCCGAGCTACTTCGTCGCCACCTACCTGCTGTCCTCCACCGACTACCAGGTGAACTTCGTCAACCCGCGGCTGTTGTCGCTGCTGGGGAGGCCGGTGTACCCGGCACTGGCCGACGTTCCGGGCGAGCTGGACCTGGTCAGCGTGTTCCGCAAGCACGCCGACCTGCCCGGTGTGGCCGAGGAGGCCATCCGGGCGGGAGCCCGGACGCTGTGGCTCCAGCTGGGACTGTGGCACGAACCGGTGGCGCAGCGGGCCACCGGCGCCGGGCTGGACGTGGTGATGAACCGGTGTGTGAAGATCGAGCACGCGCGGTTCGCGGGTGGCCTGCACCTGGCCGGGTTCAACACCGGGGTGATCAGCTCGCGGCGGCGCCTGCGGCCGTGAATCTGCCCGCCGGACGGCGTTTTTCCGCCGGAGATGGTCCGCCTGGGACGGCCGCGCGTGTCAGACTCGGTGGTGTGACGGGAAGTTCGCCGGGCGAAGGTGGGTTGTGCTGGTCATGGCAGACGGTGTGAAGGTGACGTTCGTCGGCGGTCCGACGGTGCTGCTGGAGCTGGGCGGCAAGCGGTTCCTGGTCGATCCGACGTTCAGCCCCGCTGGCGTGCACGAGACGACGCCGGGGCGGCCGCTGACCAAGACCGAGGACCCCGCGCTGACCGCGGCGCAGATCGGGCCGGTCGACACGGTGCTGCTGTCCCACGACCAGCACGCCGACAACCTCGACCCGGCCGGGCGGCAGTACGTCGCGGAATCCCTGCTCACGCTGACCACCCCCGCCGGTGCGCGGCGGCTGGGCGGGACCGCGCAGGGACTGGCGCCGTGGCACCAGCTGCACATCGGGCGGGTCGCGGTGACCGCCGTGCCCGCTCTGCACGGGCCGAAGGGCAGCGAGGAGGTCACCGGTGAGGTCACCGGGTTCGTGCTGACCGGCCAGGACCTGCCGACGGTGTACGTGAGCGGCGACAACGCCTCGCTCGACGTGGTGCGCGACATCTCCCGGCGGCTGCGCAAGCTGGACCTCGCGGTGCTGTTCGCCGGCGCGGCCCGGACGTCCCTCTTCGACGGCGCTCCCCTCACCCTGACCAGCGAGGACGCCGCGGAGGCCGCGCACATCCTGCGGGCGCGCGCCATCGTGCCCGTGCACACGCGCGGGTGGGCGCACTTCAGCGAGGGTCCCGACGAGGTGCGCAAGGCGTTCGCGGGCGCCGGGTTGAGTGACCGGCTGCACGTGCTGGAGCCGGGTGAGAGCGTGGTGATCGCCTGACCCGGGGCACGTCCGCCTGCTTCCGGTTTCCGCGGACGGGCGGTTACGGTGCCGACGTGCAACTGGAAGCCGATTTCACCACCGAGCCGTTCCGCGGCGAGGGCGAACCACCCGAGCACGCCGTCCGCGCCCGCGAGGCCGCCGAGGCGGCCGGCCTGGCCGTGGACTTCGGCCCGCTCGGCACCACCGTCCGCGGCGAGGCGGACACCCTGATCGAGGCGCTCCCGGCGATCGCCAGGGCCGCGCTGACCGGCGGTGCGGACCGCCTCACCCTGCAGCTGTCCACCCCGGCCGCCGCACGCGAACCGGCCGGCGGCGCACCCACCTCGCTGGACCGGCTCATCATCGAGGTCGAGCGGGAGCTCGGGGCGCGCCTGGCCGATCTGGACCGGGCCGGCAAGCAACGCGCCGTGCGCCTGCTGGAGGAACGGGGCGCCTTCGCGCTCCGGCGCGCCGCGCCCACGGTGGCCGAGGCGCTCGGCGTCACCCGCTTCACGGTCTACAACTACCTCAACCGGGAGCCCTGATCCGCAGGCGAGCCGGGCACGCGAGCCGCCGCGCGGCGGTGGTGCCCAACCCCGGCTCCGGCTCGCGACCGGAACGAATTCCCCCAGCAGGTTCGTGAGCACCTCCGGCTGGTTCTCGGATACGGCGCGTGGATCGAAACCGGTACCCGGGCGTGCACGGGGTTCGGCCTGTCACGGTACGACGCGCGCCGCCTGGCGGTCGCCGGTGAGGCCGTGGTCGCGTCCGCACGAAAATTGTTGAGCGACCGATCCAGATAGTGTTTACTGATCACATGGCCCGCACGCGTGAGTTCGACACCGACGCCGCGCTCGAACGCGCGATGGAGGTGTTCCGCGAGAAGGGCTACGAAGGAGCGTCCACCCGGGATCTGACCGGCGCCATCGGCATCGGGCCGGGTTCGCTCTACGCGGCGTTCCACAACAAGGAGGGGCTGTACCTGGCCGCGTTGCGGCGCCACTGCGAGCACCTCGCCCACACGACGCAGCAGGCGCTCGCTTCGAAGCGGTCTGCGCGGACGGTGGTGCGCGGGCTGCTGCAGCTGGCGTTCACCGGCAGCGATCCGGCGCACTGGGGGCCGGGCTGCCTCCTCCTGCGCGCCGCGACCGAGCGCGCGGGAGCCAACCCGGAACTCGACCGCATGCTCCGCGACGCGTCCCGGGCGGTGGAGGCCGCCTTCGCCGAGATCCTCACGGATGGCCGGCGTCGCGGTGAACTCCCGCAGGACCTGGATGCAGCCGCGGCCGCGCACTTCCTCGTCACCACGCTGCAGGGACTCCGCGTGATGGCGCTGCTGGGCTCGGATCGGGCGAGCCTGTCCGCGACCGTGGAGACCGCCCTGCGGTGCCTCGGCTGATTCCTCCCGCTCAGATTATGGATCGATTGCTCAAGAAAGGTTGCCTGATGGTACGTGGACGCGAAGTCCGGCTGGTCACCCCGCTGGACGGCCTGCCGAAGCCGGCGAACTTCGAGGTCGCCGAGGTGACCGTGCCGGAACCGGGTCCCGGTGAGGTCGTCGTGCGGAACCGGTTCTTCGTACTCGAACCCGGGGCCCGCCTCGCGATGGAAGCCCTGAGCGCGGGCGTACCCGGGTTCGACGTGGACGGATTGCGGGCGCACACGATCGGCGAGGTGTTCGCCTCGGGCTCACCGGATTTCCGACCCGGGGACACGGTCACCCACGTGCTCGGCTGGCGCGAGTACTCGCTGGCCGGGACCGGCGGGCTCACCCGGGTCGATCCGGATGCCCTGCCCTCGCTCACCGCCCACCTCGCGGGCGGGCTCACCAGCTACGTCGGGCTCACCGAAATCGGCCGGATGCGGCCCGGCGACACGGTGTTCGTCTCCAGCGCGGCGGGCACGGTGGGCAGCCTCGCCGGTCAGATGGCCCGGCTGCTCGGCGCCGGGCGCGTCATCGGAAGCGCGGGCAGCGCGGCGAAGGTGCGGTACCTCGTCGGCGAACTCGGGTTCGACGCGGCGTTCGACTACCACGACGGTCGGCTCGCCGAGCAGCTCCTCGCCGCCGCACGGGGCGGTGTCGACGTGTATTTCGACAACGTGGGCGGTCCGCACCTCGAGGCCGCGCTCGAGGTGATGAACCCGCACGGCCGGGTCGTCCTGTGCGGTGCGATGTCCCGGCAGGGCAGCGACGAGGTGCCACCGGGACCGTCGAACCTGCTGCAGGCCATCGCGAAACGGCTCACCCTGCGCGGGTTCACCGTCAACGAGCACCTGGACCGCGCCGCCGAGTTCACCCCCGTCTTCGGGGAGTGGCTGCGCGCGGGGAAGATCCGCTATCGGGAAACGGTCGTCGACGGCCTCGACCGGGCACCGCAGGCGTTCGCCGATCTCCTGGCCGGCCGGTACACCGGCCGGGTCCTGGTGCGCGTCAGCTGACGATGTGCTCCGGGCGCACCGGCACCCGCGGCAGTTCCTTGCCGGTCGCGGCGCGGATGGCCGCCACGATCGCCGGGGTGGAGGAGATGGTCGGCGGCTCGCCGACGCCGCGGAGGCCGTACGGCGCGTTCGGGTCGGCCAGCTCCAGCACGTCGACGTCCATCGGCGGCATGTCGAGGACGGTGGGGATCAGGTAGTCGGTGAACGACGGGTTGCGGATCTTCCCCTCGTGCGTCTGGATCTCCTCCATCACCGCCAGCCCGAGCCCCTGCGCCGAGCCGCCCTGGATCTGGCCCAGCACGGCCTGCGGGTTCAGCGCGCGGCCGACGTCCTGGGCGCAGTCGAGCGCGACGACCTTGACCAGGCCCAGTTCGGTGTCCACGTCCACGACCGCCCGGTGCGCGGCGAACCCGTACTGCACGTGCGCGTTCCCCGCACCGGTCTCCGGGTCGAGCACGTCGGTCGGCCGGTGCCGCCACTCCACGGTCTCGTCGATCACGTCGTCGCCGAGGACGTCCACCAGGTCGGCGACCACACCGTCCCGCGTGGACACGACCTTCCCGCCGACCAGGTCCACCTCCCCGCCCACCCCGAGCCGCTTGACCAGCGCCGCGTGCACGGCCAGGCACGCGGCCCGCACCGCTCCCCCGGTGACGTAGGTCTGCCGGGACGCCGACGTGGAACCCGCGTTGCCGATCGAGGTGTCGGCGGGCAGGATCGCCACCTGCTCCACGCCGAGCTCGGTGCGCACGATCTGCTGCAGCACCGTCACCAGGCCCTGACCGACCTCGCACGCCGCGGTCTGGACCGTGGCCGCCGCCTCGCCGCCCACCACGCGCAGCTGCACGCGGGCG
The sequence above is a segment of the Amycolatopsis viridis genome. Coding sequences within it:
- a CDS encoding helix-turn-helix domain-containing protein, producing MQLEADFTTEPFRGEGEPPEHAVRAREAAEAAGLAVDFGPLGTTVRGEADTLIEALPAIARAALTGGADRLTLQLSTPAAAREPAGGAPTSLDRLIIEVERELGARLADLDRAGKQRAVRLLEERGAFALRRAAPTVAEALGVTRFTVYNYLNREP
- a CDS encoding O-acetylhomoserine aminocarboxypropyltransferase/cysteine synthase family protein; protein product: MSERSWGFRTRALHAGGTPDPVTGARAVPIYQTTSFVFEDAADAANLFALQKYGNIYSRIGNPTVAAFEERIASLEGGIGGVATGSGQAAEFLTFAALAEAGDHIVAAGGLYGGTVTQLSGTLGRFGVETTFVAGDDLDDYAAAITGRTRLIFTEVIGNPSGDIADLAGLADLAHSHGIPLVVDATLATPYLCRPIEHGADIVLHSATKFLGGHGTTLGGIVVESGKFDWGNGKFPRMTEVVPSYGGLKYWENFGEYAFCTRLRAEQLRDIGAALSPHSAFLLLQGVETLPQRMDAHLANARAVAEFLDADDRVAWVSYAGLPGHRHHDLAKKYLPLGPGAVFSFGVRGGRAAGEKFVESVELLSHLANVGDARSLVIHPASTTHQQLSDEQLTAGGVGPDLIRLSIGLEDAEDILWDIDQALTAAVKAA
- a CDS encoding MBL fold metallo-hydrolase produces the protein MLVMADGVKVTFVGGPTVLLELGGKRFLVDPTFSPAGVHETTPGRPLTKTEDPALTAAQIGPVDTVLLSHDQHADNLDPAGRQYVAESLLTLTTPAGARRLGGTAQGLAPWHQLHIGRVAVTAVPALHGPKGSEEVTGEVTGFVLTGQDLPTVYVSGDNASLDVVRDISRRLRKLDLAVLFAGAARTSLFDGAPLTLTSEDAAEAAHILRARAIVPVHTRGWAHFSEGPDEVRKAFAGAGLSDRLHVLEPGESVVIA
- a CDS encoding alpha/beta fold hydrolase codes for the protein MIDEDRGVPTALGTLRVHLRGSGDPIVMWPSLLMDHTLWQAQVEHLSDRFTTVAVDPPGHGASSALRRTFTLDECAGAVIDLLDALGFGRTHFLGNSWGAMVGATFAARHPDRVLTSTLMNGTASAAPRRQKAEFAALLAMAKLLRGIRPPLTRSVGKAFLGPTSLRTRPDVVARVIELARRNDVRSLTFAVTSVVSRRPDQRALLASVRTPVLVIGGREDATFPPRELEEVAAAIPGAELVFLEDAAHLAALEVPDAVNKLLDGFLTR
- a CDS encoding (2Fe-2S)-binding protein, which produces MTAVPATAITDPDWLAEQLRRTAALYGDGGPVVTGTVWWYSVSAMLVTPALDPLVATGRAMDPALDAVTLEVVPDGRVLDARSSRPLGSDVDEIGKALGGALDTGIAAVAEASGAGTRALCAIATDAIANVLVWAAKTSGDAARGVALAGQVVAAVGDHLPRPRFVDVGGTPVVRRASCCLIYRTGGAGKCVSCPRQTPAERAQRLRMTFG
- a CDS encoding TetR/AcrR family transcriptional regulator, which encodes MARTREFDTDAALERAMEVFREKGYEGASTRDLTGAIGIGPGSLYAAFHNKEGLYLAALRRHCEHLAHTTQQALASKRSARTVVRGLLQLAFTGSDPAHWGPGCLLLRAATERAGANPELDRMLRDASRAVEAAFAEILTDGRRRGELPQDLDAAAAAHFLVTTLQGLRVMALLGSDRASLSATVETALRCLG
- a CDS encoding CoA-binding protein, translating into MSTETTETTENTVPAGAVRSASPLSWTAPSARERLALLSRTKSVTIVGASDNPARPSYFVATYLLSSTDYQVNFVNPRLLSLLGRPVYPALADVPGELDLVSVFRKHADLPGVAEEAIRAGARTLWLQLGLWHEPVAQRATGAGLDVVMNRCVKIEHARFAGGLHLAGFNTGVISSRRRLRP
- a CDS encoding NADP-dependent oxidoreductase, with product MVRGREVRLVTPLDGLPKPANFEVAEVTVPEPGPGEVVVRNRFFVLEPGARLAMEALSAGVPGFDVDGLRAHTIGEVFASGSPDFRPGDTVTHVLGWREYSLAGTGGLTRVDPDALPSLTAHLAGGLTSYVGLTEIGRMRPGDTVFVSSAAGTVGSLAGQMARLLGAGRVIGSAGSAAKVRYLVGELGFDAAFDYHDGRLAEQLLAAARGGVDVYFDNVGGPHLEAALEVMNPHGRVVLCGAMSRQGSDEVPPGPSNLLQAIAKRLTLRGFTVNEHLDRAAEFTPVFGEWLRAGKIRYRETVVDGLDRAPQAFADLLAGRYTGRVLVRVS
- a CDS encoding putative RNA methyltransferase, which codes for MTRPAPLPDAVLAALRCPLCGRPCTLDGRALRCPSRHSFDLAKQGYVNLLHAGVPAGTADTAEMVAARMAFLGAGHYARLRDLIAGITAEAAGDGLVVDAGAGTGYYLAGVLDRLPEATGLALDVSALALRRAAKAHPRLGAAVWNLWEPWPVASGAAAVVLNVFAPRNGPEFHRVLRPDGTLLVVSPERGHLAELASLAPVLDVDERKEERLDAALSAHFALASREGLRERVTLKPQEIRDAVRMGPTGHHPERLTALADVTEPAEVTLAFSLSVYRRKT
- a CDS encoding ammonium transporter is translated as MLNAGDTAWVLASAALVMLMTPGLAFFYGGMVRVKSVLNMLMMNFICLAIVAVLWTLYGFTMAFGNDSFGGLLGSFDHAGLAGTWGKLVGFATAATDTSPAVAWPGGDAIPMLVFVMFQLMFAIITPALISGAIADRAKFWGWALFVVVWVTIVYFPVAHWVFSFNGFLGPDAAGGWIANKLKALDFAGGTAVHINAGAAGLALAIVLGKRRGWPRDTGRPHNVPFVLLGAGLLWFGWYGFNAGSALSAGDLAGVAFTNTTVATGAAVLGWLLVEQLRFGKPTTLGAASGAVAGLVAITPACGFVTPLGAIALGVVAGALCALAVSLKYRLGLDDSLDVVGVHLVGGLVGTLLIGFFATTSVNPLGADGLFYGGGWSQLGKQAAAAFAVLGYSFVLTLIIGGIIKVAGGFRVSKEDEASGIDEAQHAESAYDFAGGGIGGHSGSNPASLPSKDRAALEGSKA